A window of Mangifera indica cultivar Alphonso chromosome 11, CATAS_Mindica_2.1, whole genome shotgun sequence contains these coding sequences:
- the LOC123229428 gene encoding mitogen-activated protein kinase kinase kinase 1-like, whose amino-acid sequence MNRIPQIFTPREKTAADRSMDPRKSTRKPRLQRRNAAKNFEYDASSSSSCRDDSSPSASRITRSLDLSDRTSFRIEGVDGEFERICRSLGLSGPEDFAIPAAAWESRKIRSSSDLLPRSRLNELKSPKETEERQSEGVVVNEISNRVLKSVRITDEAELTRNESVESSALPAECPGDTTGDGVIKEDTDLTRNALAESSPRCIVTSNNHIGGIKGVRPPLLKPPPAMTLPVIDNTCSTWDILKAFAPKDDKTHPFLDDSASSSSDEEGEEEYERKVERAIVKREEEIALSESCSFTTSNDDDSSSTTTEPTTISPNGRFRRTITYWEKGELLGRGTFGSVYEGISDDGFFFAVKEVSLLDQGSQGKQSIYQLEQEIALLSQFEHENIVRYLGTDKDESKLYIFLELVTKGSLLNLYLRYHLRDSQVSAYTRQILNGLKYLHDQNVVHRDIKCANILVDASGYVKLADFGLAKATKLNDVKSCKGTAFWMAPEVVNNKNQGYGLAADIWSLGCTVLEMLTRKLPYYPLECMPALFKIGRGLPPLIPDSLSTDARDFVGQCLQVNPKDRPTAAHLLEHPFVKRRLSTSSGSASPYLGRRN is encoded by the exons ATGTCGCGATGATTCGTCACCCTCAGCTTCGCGAATCACGCGATCGCTCGACTTGTCTGATCGGACGAGCTTCCGTATCGAAGGGGTTGATGGAGAGTTCGAGCGGATTTGTCGGAGCTTAGGCTTGTCCGGCCCCGAGGATTTCGCGATCCCGGCGGCGGCGTGGGAGTCTAGAAAAATCAGGTCGTCTTCGGATCTTTTACCGAGGTCTAGATTGAACGAGTTGAAGAGTCCGAAAGAAACGGAGGAGAGACAGAGTGAAGGTGTTGTGGTCAATGAGATAAGTAATAGGGTTTTGAAAAGTGTTAGAATTACGGACGAAGCTGAGTTGACTCGGAACGAGTCGGTTGAGTCAAGTGCTCTGCCGGCTGAATGTCCTGGTGATACTACCGGCGATGGTGTAATTAAGGAGGATACTGACTTGACTCGGAACGCGTTGGCGGAGTCAAGTCCGCGCTGTATTGTTACCAGTAATAATCATATTGGAGGAATCAAAGGGGTCAGGCCGCCGTTATTGAAACCGCCGCCGGCAATGACGTTACCGGTAATTGATAACACGTGTTCCACATGGGATATCTTGAAAGCTTTTGCTCCTAAAGATGATAAAACGCATCCATTTTTGGATGATAGTGCTTCTAGTTCATCTGATGAAGAAGGTGAAGAAGAATACGAAAGAAAAGTTGAGAGGGCAATTGttaagagagaagaagagattgcCTTGTCGGAAAGTTGTTCATTTACGACTTCCAATGATGATGATTCTTCTAGTACTACTACTGAGCCCACGACTATTTCCCCCAATGGGAGGTTTAGAAGGACTATTACGTATTGGGAGAAGGGTGAGCTTCTAGGACGTGGGACGTTTGGATCGGTGTACGAAGGGATTTCTGA CGATGGATTCTTTTTTGCTGTTAAGGAAGTGTCATTACTTGATCAAGGAAGCCAGGGTAAGCAGAGCATTTACCAACTTGAGCAG GAAATAGCTCTTTTAAGTCAGTTCGAACATGAAAACATCGTTCGGTATCTTGGCACAGATAAG GATGAATCAAAACTATATATCTTTCTCGAGCTTGTAACTAAAGGTTCCCTGTTAAATCTCTATTTGAGGTATCATCTTCGAGATTCTCAAGTCTCTGCTTATACAAGACAGATTCTGAATGGTTTGAAGTACCTCCATGACCAAAATGTGGTTCACAG GGATATTAAATGTGCTAATATATTAGTGGATGCAAGTGGATATGTGAAACTTGCTGATTTTGGATTGGCAAAG GCCACCAAATTGAATGATGTTAAATCTTGCAAGGGAACTGCATTCTGGATGGCCCCTGAG GTTGTTAATAATAAGAACCAAGGATATGGGCTTGCAGCTGACATATGGAGCCTTGGATGCACTGTGTTGGAGATGTTAACCCGCAAGCTTCCATATTATCCTTTAGAATGT ATGCCAGCGTTGTTTAAGATTGGGAGGGGTTTACCGCCCCTTATTCCTGATAGTCTGTCAACTGATGCACGGGATTTTGTGGGCCAATGCCTACAAGTTAACCCCAAGGATCGTCCAACTGCTGCTCATCTCCTAGAGCATCCATTTGTGAAGAGGCGACTTTCCACATCCTCAGGCTCAGCCTCTCCCTATCTAGGCAGGCGGAATTGA